A genomic window from Streptomyces sp. NBC_01429 includes:
- a CDS encoding trypsin-like serine peptidase, with translation MRHVGRPALLVSGALFLLLPLTSAHAAPPAPSAAPSSGSTDTYWTAERMRAAKAVKAGPVDSADGTDGTDGTDQAKRTTAAAAPSKPSTGLPIVGTFFWSDGKGGKGAGHFCGGTVVNSPGRNLVMSAGHCFDGKTARPNLAFVPQYDDGKKPYGSYAVKPGGIFVDQRYPARGRDAAAGLDFNFIQLEPRDGKNVQDAVGGADLLVDAGYEHDPVRLVGYPANQPHPLECTDRTERFDSSSPGIPGSFLRIECDAYSGGSSGGPFLVKRVSGWGIVGVIGGWKTGGDTDDVSYSPYFGKDVQALYDKATDGREPVTSRDVLDTAGTWRHAGTLAAEILRRR, from the coding sequence ATGCGACATGTCGGAAGGCCGGCCCTCCTCGTGAGCGGCGCCCTCTTCCTGCTGCTGCCGCTCACCTCGGCCCACGCGGCGCCTCCCGCGCCGTCCGCCGCGCCGTCCTCCGGCTCCACGGACACGTACTGGACCGCCGAGCGCATGCGGGCCGCGAAGGCGGTCAAGGCCGGACCGGTGGACAGCGCGGACGGCACGGACGGCACGGACGGCACGGACCAGGCGAAACGCACTACTGCCGCCGCCGCCCCGAGCAAGCCCTCGACGGGCCTGCCCATCGTCGGCACGTTCTTCTGGAGCGACGGGAAGGGCGGGAAGGGCGCGGGGCACTTCTGCGGCGGCACCGTGGTCAACAGCCCCGGCAGGAACCTCGTCATGAGCGCGGGCCACTGTTTCGACGGGAAGACCGCCCGGCCCAACCTCGCCTTCGTACCGCAGTACGACGACGGGAAGAAGCCCTACGGCTCCTACGCGGTCAAGCCGGGCGGCATCTTCGTCGACCAGCGGTATCCGGCCCGGGGGCGCGACGCCGCCGCCGGGCTCGACTTCAACTTCATCCAGCTCGAACCGCGCGACGGCAAGAACGTGCAGGATGCCGTCGGCGGCGCCGACCTGCTGGTCGACGCGGGGTACGAACACGACCCCGTACGCCTCGTCGGCTATCCCGCCAACCAGCCGCACCCGCTCGAATGCACCGACAGGACCGAACGGTTCGACAGTTCGTCGCCCGGCATCCCCGGCAGCTTCCTGCGGATCGAGTGCGACGCGTACTCGGGCGGGTCCTCCGGCGGGCCCTTCCTCGTCAAGCGGGTCTCCGGCTGGGGAATCGTCGGGGTCATCGGCGGGTGGAAGACCGGCGGGGACACGGACGACGTCTCGTACAGCCCCTACTTCGGCAAGGACGTGCAGGCGCTGTACGACAAGGCGACGGACGGCCGGGAGCCGGTGACCAGCCGCGACGTCCTGGATACGGCGGGGACCTGGAGGCACGCCGGGACGCTGGCCGCCGAGATACTGCGACGGCGCTGA
- a CDS encoding Clp protease N-terminal domain-containing protein → MTNPLQDIHTVRLDDLIEAIKKVHPDALDQLSDAVIAADHLGEVADHLIGHFVDQARRSGASWTEIGRSMGVTKQAAQKRFVTKDSGGVVDLDASQGFSRFTDRARNVVVASQNEARTAGNAEIGPEHLALGLLNEPNGLAWRAIAYQDVTPETFREAVAARLPAPVDTVPELIPYDQRGKKALELTFREALRLGHNYVGTEHILLALLELEDGTGVLADLGVDKATTEAHVSAALAAIIAHRTKQPE, encoded by the coding sequence ATGACGAATCCACTCCAGGACATCCACACCGTCCGCCTCGACGACCTGATCGAAGCCATCAAGAAGGTCCATCCCGACGCCCTGGACCAGCTCTCCGACGCCGTCATCGCCGCCGACCACCTCGGCGAGGTCGCCGACCATCTGATCGGCCACTTCGTCGACCAGGCCCGCCGCTCGGGCGCCTCCTGGACGGAGATCGGCCGGAGCATGGGCGTCACCAAGCAGGCCGCCCAGAAGCGCTTCGTCACCAAGGACTCGGGCGGGGTGGTGGACCTCGACGCGAGCCAGGGGTTCAGCCGCTTCACCGACCGCGCCCGCAACGTCGTCGTGGCCTCGCAGAACGAGGCCCGCACGGCGGGCAACGCCGAGATCGGCCCCGAGCACCTGGCGCTCGGCCTCCTGAACGAACCGAACGGGCTGGCCTGGCGGGCGATCGCCTACCAGGACGTCACTCCGGAGACCTTCCGGGAGGCCGTCGCCGCGAGGCTCCCGGCGCCCGTCGACACCGTGCCCGAACTCATCCCGTACGACCAGCGCGGCAAGAAGGCGCTGGAACTCACCTTCCGGGAGGCCCTGCGGCTGGGCCACAACTACGTCGGCACCGAGCACATCCTGCTGGCTCTGCTGGAGCTGGAGGACGGTACGGGCGTGCTCGCGGACCTCGGTGTCGACAAGGCGACCACGGAGGCGCATGTGTCGGCGGCGCTCGCGGCCATCATCGCGCACCGGACGAAGCAACCGGAATGA
- a CDS encoding cytochrome P450, producing the protein MTETTETETGSTPPTCPFDFNEALDFDPVLADLMTQGPVTRIRLSHGDADAWLVTGFDAVRQVTTDRRFSRAAVVGRDFPRMTPEPIFSPESINVIDPPRISRLRRLTSQAFTKQHVDRMRPAIEAIADGLLDEMAEHGPPADLVAHLSDRLPQHTICELLGIAPADRPWLQRSALRMLSMTPDGRQAAADAKAEIIGYFRELTAERRRSPGDDLISVLATAKDGDDMLDDEELAVMAETLMLSGHDTATCQISDISYLLLTRPELAERLRSRPETLTQVLDELLRYIPFRNGVGIPRVVTEDAEIAGVPVRAGDFVHVSYLTANRDPERFPAPDVIDLDRPPTPHMTFGWGGHRCIAVPLAMAELETAIGRLLSRFPGLRLAVPPEEVRWDTRTIRRFPHELPVTW; encoded by the coding sequence ATGACCGAGACGACCGAGACCGAGACCGGCTCCACGCCGCCCACCTGCCCGTTCGACTTCAACGAAGCGCTGGACTTCGACCCCGTGCTCGCGGACCTCATGACCCAGGGGCCCGTGACCCGGATCCGGCTCTCGCACGGTGACGCGGACGCCTGGCTGGTCACCGGATTCGACGCGGTGCGGCAGGTGACGACCGACCGCAGGTTCAGCCGCGCGGCCGTCGTGGGCCGGGACTTCCCCCGGATGACCCCGGAGCCGATCTTCTCGCCGGAGTCGATCAACGTGATCGACCCGCCCCGGATCAGCAGGCTGCGCCGGCTGACCTCACAGGCGTTCACCAAGCAGCATGTGGACCGGATGCGGCCCGCCATCGAGGCCATCGCGGACGGCCTCCTGGACGAGATGGCCGAGCACGGCCCGCCCGCCGACCTGGTGGCCCACCTCTCTGACCGGCTCCCCCAGCACACCATCTGCGAACTCCTGGGCATCGCCCCGGCCGACCGGCCCTGGCTCCAGCGCTCCGCGCTGCGGATGCTGTCCATGACACCGGACGGCCGCCAGGCGGCGGCCGACGCCAAGGCCGAAATCATCGGCTACTTCCGCGAGTTGACGGCCGAGCGGCGCCGCTCCCCGGGGGACGATCTGATCAGCGTCCTGGCCACCGCCAAGGACGGCGACGACATGCTGGACGACGAGGAACTGGCCGTCATGGCGGAGACCCTCATGCTCAGCGGCCATGACACGGCCACCTGCCAGATCAGTGACATCTCCTATCTGCTCCTCACCCGACCGGAGTTGGCGGAACGGCTGAGGAGCCGCCCCGAGACCCTCACCCAGGTGCTGGACGAACTGCTGCGCTACATCCCGTTCCGCAACGGCGTCGGCATCCCGCGCGTCGTCACCGAGGACGCGGAGATCGCGGGAGTCCCCGTCCGCGCGGGCGACTTCGTGCACGTCTCCTATCTGACGGCCAACCGCGACCCGGAGCGCTTCCCCGCCCCCGACGTCATCGACCTGGACCGTCCGCCCACCCCTCACATGACCTTCGGCTGGGGCGGCCACCGGTGCATCGCCGTCCCGCTCGCCATGGCCGAGCTGGAAACCGCCATCGGCCGGCTGCTGAGCCGCTTCCCCGGGCTGCGGCTCGCGGTGCCCCCGGAGGAGGTGCGCTGGGACACCAGGACCATCCGCCGCTTCCCGCACGAACTGCCGGTGACCTGGTAG
- a CDS encoding cyclic nucleotide-binding domain-containing protein → MTSTMRLLTGLPAGRGDMLMRLSHDVHFSQDARIFEEGSQADTFWIIHTGTVALDLYVPGRRRVVVDTLGVGDLLGWSWVFPPHQWHFGAAAFSPVRAHEFDAAAVRALCEDDPVLGYALTRAVARILGRRLEVARTKLLDHYMVHGGAGL, encoded by the coding sequence ATGACTTCCACGATGCGCTTGCTGACAGGGCTTCCGGCCGGACGCGGCGACATGCTGATGAGACTGTCCCACGACGTCCACTTCTCCCAGGACGCCAGGATCTTCGAAGAGGGCAGCCAGGCCGACACGTTCTGGATCATCCACACTGGCACGGTCGCCCTCGACCTGTACGTCCCCGGCCGGCGCCGGGTCGTCGTCGACACCCTCGGCGTCGGTGATCTGCTCGGCTGGTCCTGGGTCTTCCCTCCGCACCAGTGGCACTTCGGCGCGGCGGCTTTCAGTCCGGTACGGGCGCACGAATTCGACGCCGCCGCCGTACGCGCCCTCTGCGAGGACGATCCCGTCCTCGGATACGCCCTGACCCGCGCGGTCGCCCGGATCCTCGGCCGCCGTCTTGAGGTGGCCCGTACGAAGCTGCTCGACCACTACATGGTGCACGGCGGCGCCGGACTGTGA
- a CDS encoding TetR/AcrR family transcriptional regulator C-terminal domain-containing protein, producing the protein MTKRQPGTLPDGSPRTTLDPAAVVRAALELLGDKGADAVSVRGVADRLGVRMNTVLWHAKTKAGLLELMAEAIVAGASVEDLPEPWEERVRELAGRYRRALLAHRDGAAIVAGTYAPEPATLGLAEALVRGLLDAGLPEREAAWTCWTIVYFVLGLAQEEQALPGVDGPRFARALDSGRYPSLSRLATHLKDPSFDERFAYGLSLILGSVAARTE; encoded by the coding sequence GTGACCAAAAGGCAACCCGGAACCCTCCCCGACGGCTCGCCCCGGACCACGCTCGATCCCGCCGCCGTGGTGCGTGCGGCGCTGGAGCTGCTGGGCGACAAGGGCGCGGACGCGGTGTCCGTACGCGGCGTCGCCGACCGGCTCGGCGTCCGCATGAACACCGTCCTGTGGCACGCCAAGACCAAGGCGGGGCTGCTGGAGCTGATGGCGGAGGCGATCGTCGCCGGGGCGTCCGTGGAGGACCTTCCCGAGCCCTGGGAGGAGCGCGTGCGCGAACTGGCCGGCCGCTACCGCCGCGCCCTGCTCGCGCACCGCGACGGCGCCGCGATCGTGGCGGGTACGTACGCGCCCGAGCCCGCCACGCTCGGCCTCGCCGAGGCGCTGGTGCGGGGGCTGCTCGACGCCGGACTGCCGGAGCGCGAGGCGGCCTGGACCTGCTGGACGATCGTCTACTTCGTGCTCGGCCTCGCGCAGGAGGAGCAGGCGCTCCCGGGGGTGGACGGGCCACGGTTCGCCAGGGCGCTCGATTCGGGCCGTTACCCGTCGCTGAGCCGGCTCGCGACCCATCTGAAGGACCCGTCCTTCGACGAGCGCTTCGCATACGGGCTCTCGCTGATCCTGGGCTCGGTGGCCGCGCGGACGGAGTGA
- a CDS encoding FAD-dependent monooxygenase encodes MEHDAEQAAEQVAEQAAERVAGQAPEQVVVAGGGPVGLWLAAELRLGGVEVTVLETRPEPDPHSKALTIHPRTIEILAFRGAADAFLAEGVRIPSGHFGGLDDRMDFGALDTPFPFTLALPQARTEELLEEHAVAAGARVLRGHRVTGLVRHRDSVTVEAEGPDGAYTLEAAHLVGCDGTRSTVRAAAGIEFPGTDATTWGWLGDVVLERPPAGPGISVSNAAGGMMAVRLPGGLHRLVGGTPQDVRPERGGELTLEELRAKTVRITGDDFGMRDPVWLSRFGNATRQAARYREGRVLLAGDAAHMHFPTGGVGLNVGFQDATNLGWKLAATVRGTAPDGLLDSYHAERHPVGAALLESTRAQTALMTAYTAEGQALRAFLSRLVATVPAFSGELAERLAALDVAYPPGPPVHPGVPVGTGTAEVHPLTGRRAPDLAFEGGGSGLFALLREGRHVLLGLDRDPDSDSDSNSDLNLDLTGADTGADTTGDRLADLARARGVAVHSAPLAGTARAEWSGVRAALVRPDGHVAWASTEPDDEALFATARAAVRAAVHAPVREAVPEPR; translated from the coding sequence GTGGAACACGATGCGGAACAGGCGGCGGAACAAGTCGCGGAGCAGGCTGCGGAACGGGTCGCGGGACAGGCTCCGGAACAGGTCGTCGTCGCCGGTGGCGGACCGGTCGGACTGTGGCTCGCCGCCGAGCTGCGGCTCGGCGGGGTGGAGGTCACCGTGCTGGAGACCCGGCCGGAGCCCGATCCGCATTCGAAGGCGCTCACGATCCATCCCCGGACCATCGAGATCCTCGCCTTCCGAGGAGCGGCGGACGCGTTCCTCGCGGAGGGCGTGCGGATCCCCAGCGGCCACTTCGGCGGGCTGGACGACCGCATGGACTTCGGGGCGCTGGACACCCCGTTCCCGTTCACCCTGGCGCTGCCGCAGGCCCGTACCGAGGAGCTGCTGGAGGAGCACGCGGTCGCGGCCGGGGCGCGCGTCCTGCGCGGGCACCGCGTGACCGGGCTCGTGCGGCACCGGGACTCGGTGACGGTGGAGGCGGAGGGCCCGGACGGCGCGTACACGCTGGAGGCCGCCCACCTCGTCGGCTGCGACGGCACGCGGAGCACCGTGCGCGCGGCGGCCGGGATCGAGTTTCCCGGTACGGACGCGACGACCTGGGGCTGGCTCGGCGATGTCGTCCTGGAGCGCCCGCCGGCGGGTCCCGGCATCAGCGTGTCGAACGCGGCGGGCGGGATGATGGCCGTACGGCTGCCGGGCGGCCTGCACCGGCTCGTGGGCGGGACGCCGCAGGACGTACGGCCCGAGCGCGGCGGTGAGCTGACCCTGGAGGAGCTGCGGGCGAAGACGGTACGGATCACCGGGGACGACTTCGGGATGCGCGACCCGGTCTGGCTCTCCCGGTTCGGCAACGCGACCCGGCAGGCCGCGCGCTACCGCGAGGGACGGGTCCTGCTGGCCGGGGACGCCGCCCACATGCACTTCCCGACCGGGGGCGTGGGCCTCAACGTCGGCTTCCAGGACGCCACCAACCTGGGCTGGAAGCTGGCGGCGACCGTCCGGGGCACCGCACCCGACGGTCTGCTGGACAGCTACCACGCCGAGCGGCACCCGGTCGGCGCCGCCCTGCTGGAGAGCACCCGGGCGCAGACGGCGCTGATGACGGCCTACACGGCGGAGGGGCAGGCGCTGCGGGCGTTCCTGAGCCGGCTCGTCGCGACCGTACCCGCGTTCTCCGGGGAGCTCGCCGAGCGGCTCGCCGCCCTCGATGTCGCCTATCCGCCCGGTCCCCCGGTGCACCCCGGGGTCCCGGTGGGTACCGGCACCGCCGAGGTCCATCCGCTGACCGGGCGGCGCGCGCCCGACCTGGCGTTCGAGGGCGGCGGGAGCGGGCTGTTCGCGCTGCTGCGTGAGGGGCGCCATGTCCTGCTGGGCCTGGACCGGGACCCGGACTCGGACTCGGACTCGAACTCGGACCTGAACCTGGATCTCACGGGCGCGGACACGGGCGCGGACACGACCGGCGACCGGCTGGCGGACCTCGCCCGCGCTCGCGGCGTCGCGGTCCACAGCGCGCCCCTGGCCGGGACGGCGCGTGCCGAGTGGTCCGGGGTGCGCGCCGCGCTCGTACGGCCCGACGGGCACGTGGCGTGGGCGAGCACGGAGCCGGACGACGAGGCGCTGTTCGCGACCGCGCGTGCGGCAGTACGCGCGGCGGTACACGCTCCGGTGCGCGAGGCCGTACCGGAGCCCCGCTGA
- a CDS encoding cation:dicarboxylate symporter family transporter, translating into MAARRDRTHYLYIAVIAAVALGILVGFTAPGVAVELKPLGTGFVNLIKMMISPVIFCTIVLGVGSVRKAAKVGAVGGLALAYFMAMSTVALAVGLLVGNILQPGAGLHITEATKGAGAAQAEGASESTADFLLSVIPKTMVSAFTEGSVLQTLLVALLAGFAIQAMGKSGEPIIRGIGHIQRLVFRILGMIMWAAPVGAFGAIAAVVGETGLDALKSLAMIMIGFYVTCALFVFLVLGALLRLVAGVSIFSLLKYLGREFLLILSTSSSESALPRLIAKMEHLGVSKPVVGITVPTGYSFNLDGTAIYLTMASLFIAESMGDPLAIGEQISLLLFMIVASKGAAGVTGAGLATLAGGLQSHRPELVDGVGLIVGIDRFMSEARAMTNFAGNAVATVLIGTWTKEIDKGRVDEVLAGKFPFDEKTLVDDHGPAPEEPEAGTGTDKPAPAAAPGTAAPETVPAAGGDKTQAGV; encoded by the coding sequence GTGGCCGCAAGGCGGGACCGTACCCACTATCTGTACATAGCGGTGATCGCAGCCGTCGCGCTCGGCATTCTGGTGGGCTTCACGGCTCCTGGCGTGGCCGTCGAACTGAAGCCGCTCGGTACCGGCTTCGTGAATCTCATCAAGATGATGATCTCGCCGGTCATCTTCTGCACGATCGTGCTGGGTGTGGGTTCGGTCAGGAAGGCCGCGAAGGTCGGTGCGGTCGGCGGGCTCGCCCTCGCCTACTTCATGGCGATGTCGACCGTGGCCCTGGCCGTCGGCCTGCTCGTCGGCAACATCCTCCAGCCGGGTGCCGGTCTGCACATCACCGAGGCCACCAAGGGCGCGGGCGCGGCCCAGGCCGAGGGTGCGAGCGAGTCCACCGCGGACTTCCTGCTCTCGGTCATCCCGAAGACGATGGTGTCCGCCTTCACCGAGGGATCGGTCCTCCAGACCCTGCTGGTCGCGCTGCTCGCCGGCTTCGCCATCCAGGCGATGGGCAAGTCGGGCGAGCCCATCATCCGGGGCATCGGCCACATCCAGCGGCTCGTCTTCCGCATCCTCGGCATGATCATGTGGGCCGCGCCGGTGGGTGCCTTCGGCGCCATCGCCGCGGTCGTCGGCGAGACGGGGCTCGACGCCCTGAAGTCCCTCGCGATGATCATGATCGGCTTCTACGTCACCTGTGCGCTCTTCGTCTTCCTGGTCCTGGGCGCGCTGCTGCGGCTGGTCGCGGGCGTCAGCATCTTCTCGCTGCTGAAGTACCTGGGCCGCGAGTTCCTGCTCATCCTGTCCACCTCGTCCTCCGAGTCGGCGCTGCCGCGCCTGATCGCGAAGATGGAGCACCTGGGTGTCAGCAAGCCCGTCGTCGGCATCACCGTGCCGACCGGCTACTCGTTCAACCTGGACGGCACGGCCATCTATCTGACGATGGCCTCCCTGTTCATCGCCGAGTCCATGGGCGACCCGCTGGCGATCGGCGAGCAGATCTCCCTGCTCCTCTTCATGATCGTCGCCTCGAAGGGCGCGGCGGGCGTCACCGGCGCCGGTCTCGCGACCCTCGCGGGCGGTCTCCAGTCGCACCGGCCCGAACTGGTCGACGGCGTGGGCCTGATCGTCGGTATCGACCGCTTCATGAGCGAGGCGCGTGCCATGACGAACTTCGCGGGCAACGCGGTCGCCACGGTCCTCATCGGTACCTGGACCAAGGAGATCGACAAGGGCCGGGTCGACGAGGTGCTGGCCGGAAAGTTCCCGTTCGACGAGAAGACGCTGGTGGACGACCACGGGCCCGCGCCCGAGGAGCCCGAGGCCGGGACCGGGACCGACAAGCCCGCGCCCGCCGCCGCTCCCGGGACCGCCGCCCCCGAGACCGTCCCCGCGGCCGGTGGCGACAAGACCCAGGCCGGGGTCTGA
- a CDS encoding sensor histidine kinase: MHLPRPRSLAAQLFAMQVVLVAAVVAGCALFAYVTGRAHTDETARKQVLATAHALADSPSVRDAIRTPDPSAALQPYAERVRLDTGIDFITIMNPQGIRWTHPDPTQIGMRFLGRTEPALKGRTFTETYTGTLGPSVRAVTPVKDGDRITGLVSVGITVDRISSEVTQQVKVLALAAGAALVLGGLGTYVINARLRRHTHGMNSAELSRMHDYHQAALHAVREGLLMLDGERRIALMNDGGRELLGLDESAVGRPVSELGLPAPLTGALLSSEPRVDEVHMTDDRIVVVNTRPVVGGEQRGTVITLRDHTELQALSGELDSERGFTQALRSQAHEAANRLHTVVSLIELGRVEQAVEFATAELELAQALTDRVVGAVGEPVLAALLLGKAAQANERGVELVLAEDSRIDDGLLPATLPARDLVTILGNLIDNAVDAAQGGEGARVTVTALAQDGELLLGVRDTGAGVDPGDRDEVFRRGWSTRGPGRGLGLALVRQAVHRAHGTVELTQTQEPPDGAEFVVRLPLGTRLAGAGTSAADGSPSNASPSGTPSAEVSS; this comes from the coding sequence ATGCACCTGCCCCGTCCCCGCTCCCTCGCCGCGCAGCTCTTCGCCATGCAGGTCGTGCTGGTCGCCGCCGTCGTCGCGGGATGCGCGCTGTTCGCGTACGTCACCGGGCGCGCCCATACCGACGAGACCGCGCGCAAGCAGGTTCTGGCCACCGCGCACGCGCTGGCCGATTCGCCCTCTGTACGGGACGCGATCCGTACGCCCGATCCGAGCGCCGCGCTCCAGCCGTACGCGGAGCGGGTGCGGCTGGACACCGGGATCGACTTCATCACGATCATGAATCCGCAGGGGATCCGCTGGACGCACCCCGACCCGACGCAGATCGGGATGCGTTTCCTGGGGCGTACCGAGCCCGCGCTGAAGGGGCGGACCTTCACCGAGACGTACACCGGCACGCTGGGCCCCTCGGTGCGGGCGGTCACCCCCGTCAAGGACGGCGACCGGATCACCGGGCTGGTCAGCGTCGGCATCACGGTGGACCGGATCTCCTCGGAGGTGACCCAGCAGGTCAAGGTGCTGGCGCTGGCGGCGGGCGCGGCGCTGGTCCTCGGCGGGCTCGGTACGTACGTGATAAACGCGCGGCTGCGGCGGCACACCCACGGGATGAACTCGGCCGAGCTGAGCCGGATGCACGACTACCACCAGGCCGCGCTGCACGCCGTGCGCGAGGGGCTGCTGATGCTCGACGGCGAGCGCAGGATCGCCCTGATGAACGACGGCGGCCGGGAGCTGCTGGGCCTCGACGAGTCGGCCGTCGGCCGCCCGGTCTCGGAACTCGGCCTGCCCGCGCCGCTCACCGGGGCGCTCCTCTCCTCCGAGCCGCGGGTGGACGAGGTCCATATGACCGACGACCGGATCGTGGTGGTCAACACCCGTCCGGTGGTCGGCGGTGAGCAGCGCGGTACGGTCATCACCCTGCGCGACCACACCGAACTTCAGGCGCTGTCGGGTGAGCTGGATTCGGAGCGCGGCTTCACCCAGGCACTGCGCTCGCAGGCGCACGAGGCGGCCAACCGGCTGCACACGGTGGTCTCCCTGATCGAGCTGGGACGGGTGGAGCAGGCGGTGGAGTTCGCGACGGCGGAGCTGGAGCTGGCGCAGGCGCTGACGGACCGGGTGGTCGGCGCGGTCGGCGAGCCGGTGCTCGCCGCGCTGCTGCTGGGCAAGGCGGCGCAGGCCAACGAGCGGGGGGTGGAGCTGGTGCTCGCCGAGGACAGCCGGATCGACGACGGGTTGCTGCCCGCGACACTGCCGGCCCGCGACCTGGTGACCATCCTCGGCAATCTGATCGACAACGCCGTGGACGCGGCGCAGGGCGGCGAGGGCGCGCGGGTCACCGTGACGGCGCTGGCGCAGGACGGCGAACTGCTCCTCGGCGTACGGGACACCGGCGCCGGGGTCGATCCCGGCGACCGGGACGAGGTCTTCCGGCGCGGCTGGTCGACACGGGGTCCCGGGCGCGGGCTCGGGCTCGCGCTCGTGCGTCAGGCCGTACACCGGGCGCACGGCACAGTGGAGTTGACGCAGACTCAGGAACCGCCGGACGGGGCGGAGTTCGTCGTACGACTGCCGCTGGGCACGCGGCTGGCCGGTGCCGGGACGTCCGCGGCCGACGGCTCCCCGTCCAACGCGTCCCCGTCCGGTACGCCCTCGGCCGAGGTGTCCTCATGA
- a CDS encoding response regulator: protein MSAARPTDPDIRVLVVEDDPVAADAHQLYVGRVPGFTAVGVAHSRVEAARLLERTETDLILLDLYLPDGHGLQLLRSLRAAGHQADVIAVTSARDLTVVREGVSLGVVQYVLKPFTFATLRDRLTRYAEFRGAAGEASGQEEVDRALGALRAPQPSSLPKGLSAPTLEAVTRTLRASATGLTAAEAGVEVGISRITARRYLEHLVTNGRAARSPQYGHVGRPELQYRWVPASR from the coding sequence ATGAGCGCGGCACGTCCGACGGATCCCGACATCCGGGTCCTGGTGGTCGAGGACGACCCCGTAGCGGCCGACGCGCACCAGCTGTACGTGGGACGGGTGCCCGGCTTCACCGCGGTGGGCGTCGCGCACTCCCGGGTGGAGGCCGCCAGACTGCTGGAGCGTACGGAGACGGACCTGATCCTGCTCGACCTCTACCTCCCCGACGGGCACGGACTCCAGCTGCTGCGCAGCCTGCGGGCCGCCGGGCACCAGGCGGACGTCATCGCGGTGACCTCGGCGCGCGATCTCACGGTCGTACGGGAGGGGGTGTCGCTCGGGGTCGTCCAGTACGTGCTGAAGCCCTTCACCTTCGCCACCCTGCGCGACCGGCTCACCCGGTACGCGGAGTTCCGCGGGGCGGCCGGCGAGGCGAGCGGCCAGGAGGAGGTGGACCGGGCACTGGGCGCGCTGCGGGCGCCCCAGCCGTCGTCGCTTCCCAAAGGGCTGAGCGCGCCGACACTGGAAGCGGTGACCCGCACACTGCGCGCCTCCGCCACCGGACTGACCGCCGCCGAGGCGGGCGTGGAGGTGGGCATCTCCCGGATCACCGCACGCCGCTATCTGGAACACCTGGTCACCAACGGCAGAGCGGCCCGCAGCCCGCAGTACGGGCACGTGGGGCGGCCGGAGTTGCAGTACCGATGGGTGCCGGCGTCCCGGTGA
- a CDS encoding ATP-dependent 6-phosphofructokinase codes for MRIGVLTAGGDCPGLNAVIRSVVHRAMTGHGDEVVGFEDGFKGLLDGHFRPLDLDAVSGILARGGTILGSARLERGRLREAAENCAELAHRYGIDALIPIGGEGTLTAARLLSDAGMPVVGVPKTIDNDIYSTDRTFGFDTAVTVATEAIDRLKTTAESHQRVMVVEVMGRHAGWIALESGMAGGAHGICLPERPFEVDSLVKMVEARFSRGKKFAVVCVAEGAHPAQGSMEYGKGEIDQFGHERFRGIGNVLAAELERRLGKEARPVILGHVQRGGTPTAYDRVLATRFGWHAVEAAHRGEFGRMTALRGTRIEMVPLAEAVTQLKTVPEERMFEAESVF; via the coding sequence ATGCGTATCGGAGTTCTCACCGCAGGCGGCGACTGTCCCGGCCTGAACGCAGTGATCCGCTCGGTCGTGCACCGCGCCATGACCGGGCACGGAGACGAAGTCGTCGGTTTCGAGGACGGTTTCAAGGGCCTCCTCGACGGCCACTTCCGGCCGCTCGATCTCGACGCGGTCAGCGGGATTCTCGCGCGCGGCGGCACCATCCTCGGCTCGGCCCGGCTGGAGCGCGGACGGCTGCGCGAAGCCGCCGAGAACTGCGCCGAGTTGGCCCACCGCTACGGGATCGACGCGCTGATCCCGATCGGCGGCGAAGGCACACTGACGGCAGCGCGGCTGCTTTCGGACGCGGGAATGCCCGTGGTGGGCGTCCCGAAGACCATCGACAACGATATCTACTCCACCGACCGCACGTTCGGTTTCGATACGGCGGTCACCGTCGCCACCGAAGCCATCGACCGGCTGAAGACCACCGCCGAGTCCCACCAGCGGGTGATGGTGGTCGAGGTCATGGGCCGGCACGCGGGCTGGATCGCGCTGGAGTCCGGCATGGCGGGCGGCGCGCACGGGATCTGTCTGCCCGAGCGGCCCTTCGAGGTCGACAGCCTGGTCAAGATGGTCGAGGCCCGCTTCTCCCGGGGCAAGAAGTTCGCCGTCGTCTGTGTGGCCGAGGGCGCGCACCCGGCGCAGGGCTCCATGGAGTACGGCAAGGGCGAGATCGACCAGTTCGGGCACGAGCGCTTCCGGGGCATCGGCAACGTCCTCGCCGCCGAGCTGGAGCGGCGCCTCGGCAAGGAGGCCAGGCCGGTCATCCTCGGTCACGTCCAGCGCGGCGGCACCCCCACCGCGTACGACCGCGTACTGGCCACCCGCTTCGGCTGGCACGCGGTGGAGGCGGCGCACCGGGGCGAGTTCGGGCGCATGACGGCGCTGCGCGGGACGCGCATCGAGATGGTGCCGCTGGCGGAGGCGGTCACGCAGCTGAAGACGGTGCCGGAGGAGCGGATGTTCGAGGCTGAGTCGGTCTTCTAG